From Dermochelys coriacea isolate rDerCor1 chromosome 23, rDerCor1.pri.v4, whole genome shotgun sequence, one genomic window encodes:
- the LOC119846998 gene encoding olfactory receptor 5C1-like — MPGQPCLNTRPLTLGAVPSPPWAEGTGRGASCHPHSLPIDPCPPMAGPNQTVVTDFLLVGFPSCRALSLLLFLLALPIVLLGLAGNLGLVVLIRAERSLHTPMYYFLSHLALLDLCSCCAVGPVMLWGLLASWAALPGPVCALQMFLFTTAGDAECCLLAAMACDRYAAICRPLHYQAAVSPRLCRGLVLGSYAAGAASAAVHSSLAFHLPFCRSHTLDHFFCIIPSVLELACADTSLNQALLLAICGAIQSVTLLAILATYGLILGAVGRAGLCRAASTCGSHVAAVAVLYGTLIFMYLRPEGSYAAQADKMAAAFYTVVIPTLNPAIYSLRNADVKGALARRLMGGRRIWGG, encoded by the coding sequence ATgccaggccagccctgcctgaACACCAGACCCTTAACACTAGGAGCAGTGCCATCCCCACCCTGGGCTGAGGGCACTGGCAGAGGGGCAAGCTGTCACCCACACTCTCTCCCCATAGATCCGTGCCCCCCCATGGCTGGGCCAAACCAGACGGTGGTGACCGACTTCCTCCTGGTGGGCTTCCCCTCCTGCCGAGCCCTAAGTCTGCTCCTCTTCTTGCTGGCACTGCCCATCGTCCTGCTGGGCCTGGCGGGGAACCTGGGCCTGGTGGTTCTGATCCGGGCCGAgcgctccctccacacccccatgtACTACTTTCTCAGCCACTTGGCCCTGCTGGACCTCTGCTCCTGCTGCGCCGTGGGCCCCGTCATGCTGTGGGGCCTGCTGGCCAGCTGGGCCGCCCTCCCCGGCCCGGTCTGTGCCCTCCAGATGTTTCTCTTCACCACCGCGGGGGACGCGGAGTGCTGCCTGCTGGCCGCCATGGCCTGCGACCGCTATGCTGCCATCTGCCGCCCGCTGCACTACCAGGCCGCCGTGTCGCCCCGCCTCTGCCGCGGGCTGGTGCTGGGCTCCTACGCGGCCGGGGCAGCCAGTGCGGCCGTGCACTCCAGCCTGGCCTTCCACCTTCCCTTCTGCCGCAGCCACACCCTCGACCACTTCTTCTGCATCATCCCATCCGTGCTGGAGCTGGCCTGCGCCGACACCAGCCTCAACCAGGCCCTGCTGCTGGCCATCTGCGGCGCCATCCAGAGCGTCaccctgctggccatcctggccACCTACGGTCTCATCCTCGGGGCCGTGGGACGGGCGGGCTTGTGCCGGGCTGCCTCCACCTGTGGCTCCCACGTGGCAGCTGTGGCCGTGCTCTACGGGACCCTCATCTTCATGTACCTGCGGCCCGAAGGCAGCTACGCTGCACAGGCTGACAAGATGGCTGCTGCCTTCTACACCGTGGTCATCCCCACCCTCAACCCCGCCATCTACAGCCTGCGCAATGCCGACGTCAAGGGGGCCCTGGCGAGGCGACTCATGGGTGGGCGCCGCATCTGGGGGGGCTGa